In Actinomycetota bacterium, one genomic interval encodes:
- a CDS encoding MFS transporter yields MLWFKEEFAILAARFMIMLGVGVLMTSIPVIMLDMKCSPSELGTVLAIFGFAMTFMQPFVGKLNDRYDKETLAIIGLIGFSLSLFTFAWSASISQLLIARVVQGATAALVATSTITIVAEVTPSQSMGAVLGRQGSSMSAGLAFGPLIGGIMTDAISARAPIYLCAALAVLAAIVLRLKARSPKRDDIEELNELEFDFNEEMVATPKHARHQGGEL; encoded by the coding sequence ATGTTGTGGTTTAAAGAAGAATTCGCGATACTGGCCGCCAGGTTCATGATCATGCTGGGCGTGGGCGTGCTGATGACCTCGATACCGGTAATCATGCTCGATATGAAGTGCAGTCCGAGCGAGTTGGGCACGGTGCTTGCCATCTTCGGCTTCGCCATGACTTTTATGCAGCCGTTTGTCGGCAAGCTTAATGACAGATACGACAAGGAAACGCTTGCAATAATAGGCTTAATTGGTTTTAGCTTATCGCTATTTACATTTGCCTGGTCTGCCTCGATTTCACAGCTTTTGATCGCCAGGGTGGTTCAGGGCGCTACTGCGGCGCTGGTGGCCACCAGTACGATAACGATTGTGGCCGAAGTGACCCCATCCCAGAGCATGGGAGCGGTTCTGGGCCGCCAGGGTTCGTCGATGAGCGCCGGCCTTGCGTTTGGTCCGCTCATCGGTGGGATTATGACCGACGCTATATCCGCAAGGGCACCAATTTACTTATGCGCCGCGCTTGCCGTTCTTGCCGCTATTGTTTTAAGGCTTAAAGCTCGCTCACCTAAACGTGATGACATCGAAGAGTTGAACGAGCTTGAGTTCGATTTTAACGAAGAAATGGTCGCAACACCGAAGCATGCGCGGCATCAAGGGGGCGAGTTATAG
- a CDS encoding uroporphyrinogen decarboxylase family protein, translated as MKVPARIVEKDILTSSERMKALVSKKELDRVPVNPMASVYTALRAGISVREFYLEPEKALRAQELSIEIHKYDGTPSYSIPDWSGWDFGGEFAFHSSPLHALPFLAKRAAQSADDVKRLKLPDPKIAPGAGRMLVFARLARARGYTVSIYGGSPMGIAGSIVGPEVLLRWFYKEPEMIHKLLRLSTDYLLLVADLFIDEFGAENCSAFCTYPLEGHAVVSPKIFENFSLPYVIEMHEQLIGKGVKKWLIHLCGEHFHNLMHWKKIPLVSRSVFTIGHEMDIEKTAEFFGEDYIIGGNVSTTLLQLGSADEVFEECGQIIDKMKYHSGGFILTPACALPPKTPPENVQAMVDAARMFGRYDY; from the coding sequence ATGAAAGTGCCGGCGCGCATCGTTGAGAAGGATATATTGACGTCGTCTGAGCGAATGAAGGCTCTTGTAAGTAAAAAAGAGTTGGATAGAGTACCGGTAAATCCTATGGCATCCGTGTATACGGCACTACGAGCGGGCATCTCCGTTAGAGAGTTTTACCTTGAACCTGAAAAAGCCCTCCGAGCCCAAGAATTGTCAATCGAGATTCACAAGTATGATGGAACACCGTCTTATAGTATACCGGATTGGAGCGGCTGGGATTTCGGGGGCGAGTTCGCCTTTCATTCTTCACCCTTGCATGCCTTGCCGTTTTTAGCAAAAAGGGCGGCACAAAGTGCGGATGATGTTAAGAGACTTAAACTACCCGACCCAAAGATCGCACCGGGCGCCGGCAGGATGCTGGTCTTTGCTCGGCTGGCGAGGGCAAGGGGCTATACGGTATCGATTTACGGGGGGTCGCCTATGGGAATCGCCGGTTCGATTGTCGGGCCCGAAGTATTACTTCGCTGGTTTTACAAAGAACCTGAAATGATTCATAAATTGCTACGCTTATCCACCGATTACCTGCTTCTAGTGGCAGACCTCTTTATAGATGAGTTTGGGGCAGAAAATTGCTCGGCGTTCTGCACATATCCCTTAGAAGGTCACGCAGTAGTATCGCCAAAGATATTTGAGAATTTTAGTTTACCCTACGTTATTGAGATGCACGAACAGCTTATTGGTAAGGGTGTAAAAAAGTGGTTGATCCACCTCTGCGGTGAGCACTTTCACAATCTTATGCATTGGAAGAAGATTCCATTAGTGTCAAGAAGCGTCTTTACCATAGGCCACGAGATGGACATAGAGAAGACCGCAGAATTTTTTGGTGAAGACTATATTATAGGCGGTAACGTCTCGACAACTCTTTTGCAGTTGGGGAGCGCTGATGAGGTGTTTGAGGAGTGCGGGCAGATCATTGATAAAATGAAGTACCATTCCGGCGGATTTATTCTAACTCCCGCATGTGCTTTGCCTCCCAAGACGCCACCGGAGAATGTGCAGGCAATGGTGGACGCCGCTCGTATGTTTGGCAGGTATGACTATTGA